The following proteins come from a genomic window of Terribacillus aidingensis:
- a CDS encoding response regulator transcription factor: protein MRKKVLLVEDELRIREVVADYFKMDGWEVHETDNGSSAIDWFDAIYPDLVILDIMMPKMDGFAVTKEVRAKSGVPIILLTAKSSDDDKIHGFDLGADDYVTKPFSPKVLVARANSLMKRATEHYLPNGHMLSFGHAVVNTKSRQLEVDKQQVELTPKEYDLLLLLLHHKNNVLSRETILNHVWGIDFEGDNRVVDTHIKKLRAKLGDESHHIRTVIGTGYKFE from the coding sequence ATGAGAAAGAAAGTGCTGCTTGTCGAGGATGAATTACGCATCCGGGAAGTAGTGGCGGACTACTTTAAAATGGATGGCTGGGAAGTGCATGAAACCGATAATGGCAGCAGTGCTATTGATTGGTTTGATGCTATTTATCCCGATTTGGTCATACTGGATATCATGATGCCGAAGATGGATGGATTTGCGGTTACAAAAGAGGTCCGTGCAAAATCGGGTGTGCCGATCATCCTGTTGACAGCCAAATCCAGTGATGATGATAAAATTCATGGATTCGATCTGGGAGCAGATGATTATGTAACGAAGCCGTTTAGCCCGAAAGTGCTAGTTGCGCGGGCTAATTCCTTGATGAAGCGAGCGACAGAACATTACTTGCCAAATGGTCATATGCTCAGCTTCGGTCATGCCGTGGTCAATACAAAGTCACGTCAGCTGGAAGTGGATAAACAGCAAGTCGAGCTGACACCGAAGGAATATGATCTGCTGCTGCTCCTGCTGCATCATAAAAATAACGTCCTTTCACGTGAAACAATTCTGAATCATGTATGGGGCATAGACTTCGAAGGGGACAATCGAGTCGTAGACACGCATATTAAGAAGCTGCGAGCCAAGCTTGGTGACGAGTCCCATCATATCCGGACTGTCATAGGTACCGGGTATAAATTTGAATAG
- a CDS encoding teichoic acid D-Ala incorporation-associated protein DltX, producing the protein MNKIKQLYAHTGVRFFVHTCFYLAILITLFMLYGFHTANTGNYIYNDF; encoded by the coding sequence ATGAATAAGATCAAGCAGCTGTATGCACATACAGGTGTCCGCTTTTTTGTGCATACATGTTTCTATTTGGCAATACTTATCACCTTGTTCATGCTGTATGGCTTCCATACAGCCAATACAGGCAACTACATATATAACGATTTTTAA